Genomic window (Streptomyces cadmiisoli):
GGAGTCCTTGGTATCGGTCACGTGTTGATCACCGCCCCCTCGGGTCAGGACGTGCCCACCGTCTGCTTCTGCCAGGACTGCTGGAACGCGAACCGGGCCGCCTCCACCTCGTGCCGCTGGTCGGCGTGGAGCACGCCTAGCGCGTACGCCGTCGCCGGGGCGATCCGCGGGGTGCGGGCCGCCGAGGCGGCCGCCGCCGCGGCCTCGGCGGCGTCGCGGTGGCGGTTGAGGGCCTGGCCGGAGACGAGCAGGCGCACGTCGACGGGGGCGTTCTGCCCGAGGAGGACCTCCCGGGCGTAGCGGTGCAGGCGCAGCAGCAGGCGGACCTGGTGCCAGGGCGCGTCCTGCGGGTGCGGGGACGGGTCCGGCGACAGCCCGTGGATCAGCGCCTCCGCGTTGTACGGGTGCCCCGCGGTGACGAGCGGGAGCGCGGCGACCGCGTCGGTCAGCCGCTCCTCGGCCGCCGCGGCGTGCGGGCGCAGGTCGTCGGCGGCGGCGCTGTGGGTGAGCGGGACCTCGCTGGCCAGTACGGCGACCTTGTCGGCGACCGCGTGGAAGCGGCTCGACCCGAGGGCCTGGAGGGCGCTGGAGTGGGCCCGGGTCCGGGCGAGCGTCAGCTGGCGGTCGAGCAGGGCGCCGGCTTTGGCCGCACCCACCGTGAGGCTGCCGCGCTCCGGGGCGGCGGCCTGGACCGGGGGACCGGCGCTGCCGGACGCCGCCATCGCCCGCTCCGCGCCCGTGCCCGCGGCGGACCCGACCGGCTGGGCCGGGAACGGCGTCGAGCCCGACAGCCGGTGCAGCGCCGCCAGCAGCCGCTCCAGCCGTGCCGCGTACGAGTGCTCCAGCGCCAGCGTGCCCGAGAGCCAGGCCAGTTCGGGGCGCATGCCCTCCGACCAGTCGGTGTCCAGCAGCGGGCGGAACGTGTGCAGGCTGCCGCTGATGCGGCGGGCCGAGCGGCGCAGGGCGCGCGCCGCGTCGACGGAGTCCTCCGTGCCGTTGTGGCCCGCTCCGGCACCGGCCTCCCGGTGCTGGCGGAGCGCACGGAGGAACTCCGTGGCCTGGGCGCGCAGATAGCCCGCGAGGGCCTCTCCGGTCACCGCCCCGGCCACGGGGTCCGTCGGGTCAAGGTGTTGCTGTGCCACGCCGGCGCCTCCGGGCGTCTATGAGCATCTCCTGGATGTTCCGCAGGGGCACGCCGTCCGCGTCGGTCGCGTGCCGCGTCCACTCGCCGTCCGGGCCCAGGTGCCAGGAGGCGGTGGAGTCGGACATGCCGGTCTCTAGGAGCCGGTTCAAGGCGGCTCGGTGCGCCGGGTCGACGACCCGGACGAGGGCCTCGATACGGCGGTCGAGGTTGCGGTGCATCATGTCGGCGCTGCCGATCCACACCTCGGGCTCGCCGCCGTTGCCGAAGGCGAACACACGGGAGTGTTCGAGGAAGCGGCCGAGCACCGAGCGGACCCGTATGTTCTCCGACAGGCCGGCCACGCCGGGGCGGATCGCGCAGATGCCGCGCACCCACACGTCGACGGGCACGCCCGCCATGGACGCCCGGTACAGGGCGTCGATGATCGCCTCGTCCACCATCGAGTTGACCTTGATGCGGATGTAGGCGGGCCGTCCCGCACGGTGGTGCTGGGCCTCCTTGTTGATCCGCGAGATCAGGCCGTCCCGCAGGGACTTGGGGGCGACCAGCAGACGGCGGTAGGTCTCGCGGCGGGAGTAGCCCGACAGGCGGTTGAACAGGTCGGACAGGTCGGCGCCGACCTGCGGGTCGGCGGTGAGCAGGCCGAGGTCCTCGTACAGGCGGGCCGTCTTCGGGTGGTAGTTGCCGGTGCCGACGTGGCAGTACCGGCGCAGCATGTCGCCCTCCTGGCGGACCACCAGGGAGAGCTTGCAGTGGGTCTTCAGGCCGACCAGGCCGTAGACCACGTGGCAGCCCGCTTCCTCCAGCTTGCGCGCCCATTTGATGTTGGCGTGCTCGTCGAAGCGGGCCTTGATCTCCACCAGCACGAGGACCTGCTTGCCGGACTCGGCCGCCTCTATCAGCGCGTCCACGATCGGCGAGTCCCCCGAGGTCCGGTACAGGGTCTGCTTGATGGCGAGGACGTCCGGGTCCTGGGCCGCCTGCTCCAGGAAGGCCTGCACCGATGTGGAGAACGAGTCGTACGGGTGGTGCAGCAGGACGTCGCGGGCGCGCAGCGCGGCGAAGATGTCCGGCGCGGACGCGGACTCGACCTCGGCGAGGTCGCGGTGGGTGCCGGCGATGAACTTCGGGTACTTCAGCTCCGGCCGGTCCAGGCTGTGGATGCGGAAGAGGCCGGTGAGGTCCAGGGGGCCGGGCAGCGGGTAGACCTCGGCCTCGCTGATCTTCAGCTCGCGGACCAGCAGGTCCAGCACCTCGCGGTCGATGGACTCCTCGACCTCCAGACGCACCGGCGGGCCGAAGCGGCGCCGCATGAGTTCCTTCTCCAGTGCCTGGAGCAGGTTCTCCGCGTCGTCCTCCTCGACCTCCAGGTCCTCGTTCCTGGTCAGCCGGAAGGCGTGGTGCTCCAGCACCTCCATGCCCGGGAACAGCTCCTCCAGGTGCGCGGCGATGACGTCCTCGATGGGGACGTACCGGCCCGGGGAGCTCTCCAGGAAGCGGGAGAGCAGCGGGGGGACCTTGACGCGGGCGAAGTGCTTGTGGCCGCTGACCGGGTTGCGTACGACGACGGCCAGGTTCAGGGACAGGCCGGAGATGTAGGGGAAGGGGTGCGCGGGGTCCACGGCCAGCGGGGTCAGCACCGGGAAGATCTGGTGCCGGAACAGCGTGAACAGGCGCGCCTGCTCCTTCTCGGTCAGCTCGCTCCAGCGGACCAGATGGATGCCCTCCTCCGCGAGGGCGGGGGCGACGTCCTCGTGGTAGCAGGCGGCGTGCCGGGCCATCAGCTCGCGGGAGCGGGCCCAGATCATCTCCAGCACTTCACGGGGCTGGAGCCCGGAGGCGGACCTGGTGGCGACGCCGGTGGCGATACGGCGCTTCAGACCGGCCACCCGGACCATGAAGAACTCGTCCAGGTTGCTGGCGAAGATCGCGAGGAAGTTGGCCCGCTCCAGCAGGGGCGTGTTCGGGTCCTCGGCGAGCTCCAGAACGCGCTCGTTGAACGCGAGCCAGCTGCGTTCCCGGTCGAGGAACCGGCCCTGCGGCAGCTGGACGCCATCGACCGTCGTCTCCTCGTACACATCGAGGTCGGCGTCGAGGTCGGGTTCCAGATCGGAGACCGTCGCCGACACCGTGGCCGGGCGGTGAGCGGCTATGGAGCCCACGGAGGGCTGCGCGTGCTTGACCTCTGCCTGGGTGTTCTGCTGGCTCATGGCCCCATTGTTCCGCGCGGGGAGCGAAACGGGCGCGTCGGAACGGACGGTCCGGAGCCTGGAGAAGGCCCCGGACCCCGCTGAACCCTCGGGGGGCGGCGCAGGCTCTGGCACGGCGGGCGTCATTGACCGAGCGTCGCAAGCCCGTCTGAATCGATGGTTACGGCGACATGACGTGCGGGATAGCGGGGGGAGGCTCCCCGGGGGCGCGGGCCGCAGGGGGCGGCGTACGACAGGGCGTGCGGGATCCGGCCGTTCGGGGCGCCGGCGTGCGGGGGTGGGGGGCGGGCGGTGCCCGGCCGCGCGGGGCACCGCCCGCGGCGGCGTACGAGGGGGCGTGCCGGGCGGTCCGTCCCGGTTTCCGCGGCGGTCGGCGAAACTCGAAGGCCGATCCGTGAACCGATCGTCCGGGCTCGTCCGATGAGGAGATGT
Coding sequences:
- a CDS encoding CHAD domain-containing protein, with amino-acid sequence MAQQHLDPTDPVAGAVTGEALAGYLRAQATEFLRALRQHREAGAGAGHNGTEDSVDAARALRRSARRISGSLHTFRPLLDTDWSEGMRPELAWLSGTLALEHSYAARLERLLAALHRLSGSTPFPAQPVGSAAGTGAERAMAASGSAGPPVQAAAPERGSLTVGAAKAGALLDRQLTLARTRAHSSALQALGSSRFHAVADKVAVLASEVPLTHSAAADDLRPHAAAAEERLTDAVAALPLVTAGHPYNAEALIHGLSPDPSPHPQDAPWHQVRLLLRLHRYAREVLLGQNAPVDVRLLVSGQALNRHRDAAEAAAAAASAARTPRIAPATAYALGVLHADQRHEVEAARFAFQQSWQKQTVGTS
- a CDS encoding RNA degradosome polyphosphate kinase encodes the protein MSQQNTQAEVKHAQPSVGSIAAHRPATVSATVSDLEPDLDADLDVYEETTVDGVQLPQGRFLDRERSWLAFNERVLELAEDPNTPLLERANFLAIFASNLDEFFMVRVAGLKRRIATGVATRSASGLQPREVLEMIWARSRELMARHAACYHEDVAPALAEEGIHLVRWSELTEKEQARLFTLFRHQIFPVLTPLAVDPAHPFPYISGLSLNLAVVVRNPVSGHKHFARVKVPPLLSRFLESSPGRYVPIEDVIAAHLEELFPGMEVLEHHAFRLTRNEDLEVEEDDAENLLQALEKELMRRRFGPPVRLEVEESIDREVLDLLVRELKISEAEVYPLPGPLDLTGLFRIHSLDRPELKYPKFIAGTHRDLAEVESASAPDIFAALRARDVLLHHPYDSFSTSVQAFLEQAAQDPDVLAIKQTLYRTSGDSPIVDALIEAAESGKQVLVLVEIKARFDEHANIKWARKLEEAGCHVVYGLVGLKTHCKLSLVVRQEGDMLRRYCHVGTGNYHPKTARLYEDLGLLTADPQVGADLSDLFNRLSGYSRRETYRRLLVAPKSLRDGLISRINKEAQHHRAGRPAYIRIKVNSMVDEAIIDALYRASMAGVPVDVWVRGICAIRPGVAGLSENIRVRSVLGRFLEHSRVFAFGNGGEPEVWIGSADMMHRNLDRRIEALVRVVDPAHRAALNRLLETGMSDSTASWHLGPDGEWTRHATDADGVPLRNIQEMLIDARRRRRGTATP